Proteins encoded within one genomic window of Equus caballus isolate H_3958 breed thoroughbred chromosome 20, TB-T2T, whole genome shotgun sequence:
- the TSPO2 gene encoding translocator protein 2 isoform X1 produces the protein MFSASPDSAPWRRMRPQGAILVALPQVGLIVVWLLAHHQMSGWCDSPRKLSWCPSYKVLLLVWTTIYSVKGYASYLVWKDLGGGFRQPLALPLGLYAAQLTLSWTVLTLFFVAHTPGLALLLLLLLYGLVVSTALIWHPVNKLAALLLLPYLAWLTVTASIAYRLWRESLCPEHQPQPTGEKSH, from the exons ATGTTCTCTGCCTCCCCAGATTCTGCCCCCTGGAGGAGGATGAGGCCTCAAGGGGCCATCCTTGTGGCCCTTCCCCAGGTGGGGCTCATTGTGGTCTGGCTGCTCGCCCATCATCAGATGTCTGGTTGGTGTGACAGCCCGAGGAAGCTCTCCTGGTGCCCGTCCTACAAAGTCTTGTTGCTTGTGTGGACAACTATCTACTCCGTCAAGGG GTATGCCTCCTACCTGGTGTGGAAGGACCTGGGAGGGGGCTTCAGGCagcccctggctctgcctctcggCCTCTATGCTGCGCAGCTCACCCTCAGCTGGACCGTCCTGACTCTCTTTTTTGTAGCCCACACCCCTGGTCTG gccctcctgctcctgctgctgctctacGGGCTGGTGGTGAGCACAGCGCTGATCTGGCACCCCGTCAACAAGCTGGCCGCCCTGCTCCTGCTGCCCTACCTGGCCTGGCTCACCGTGACCGCGTCCATTGCCTACCGCCTGTGGAGGGAAAGCCTTTGTCCAGAGCACCAGCCTCAGCCCACGGGGGAGAAGAGCCACTGA
- the TSPO2 gene encoding translocator protein 2 isoform X2: MRPQGAILVALPQVGLIVVWLLAHHQMSGWCDSPRKLSWCPSYKVLLLVWTTIYSVKGYASYLVWKDLGGGFRQPLALPLGLYAAQLTLSWTVLTLFFVAHTPGLALLLLLLLYGLVVSTALIWHPVNKLAALLLLPYLAWLTVTASIAYRLWRESLCPEHQPQPTGEKSH, encoded by the exons ATGAGGCCTCAAGGGGCCATCCTTGTGGCCCTTCCCCAGGTGGGGCTCATTGTGGTCTGGCTGCTCGCCCATCATCAGATGTCTGGTTGGTGTGACAGCCCGAGGAAGCTCTCCTGGTGCCCGTCCTACAAAGTCTTGTTGCTTGTGTGGACAACTATCTACTCCGTCAAGGG GTATGCCTCCTACCTGGTGTGGAAGGACCTGGGAGGGGGCTTCAGGCagcccctggctctgcctctcggCCTCTATGCTGCGCAGCTCACCCTCAGCTGGACCGTCCTGACTCTCTTTTTTGTAGCCCACACCCCTGGTCTG gccctcctgctcctgctgctgctctacGGGCTGGTGGTGAGCACAGCGCTGATCTGGCACCCCGTCAACAAGCTGGCCGCCCTGCTCCTGCTGCCCTACCTGGCCTGGCTCACCGTGACCGCGTCCATTGCCTACCGCCTGTGGAGGGAAAGCCTTTGTCCAGAGCACCAGCCTCAGCCCACGGGGGAGAAGAGCCACTGA